In a single window of the Salvelinus alpinus chromosome 15, SLU_Salpinus.1, whole genome shotgun sequence genome:
- the LOC139540201 gene encoding protein C19orf12 homolog isoform X2 — translation MVGWGAVGGLLGCWMTSGQFKPLPQIIMELTPVQQQKLYDDIMAIMGEVQWTDMAQLTALVMGNATLQQQVTAALLGYVTKELQAEVHYVD, via the exons atggtaggat gggGTGCTGTCGGTGGCCTACTGGGATGCTGGATGACCAGTGGACAGTTCAAGCCGCTGCCTCAGATCATCATGGAACTGACCCCGGTGCAGCAGCAGAAGCTCTACGATGACATCATGGCCATCATGGGCGAGGTCCAGTGGACAGACATGGCCCAGCTGACTGCCCTGGTCATGGGCAACGCCACCCTACAGCAGCAGGTGACCGCTGCCCTCCTGGGCTATGTGACCAAAGAGCTCCAGGCAGAGGTGCACTATGTAGACTGA
- the LOC139540201 gene encoding protein C19orf12 homolog isoform X3 gives MTSGQFKPLPQIIMELTPVQQQKLYDDIMAIMGEVQWTDMAQLTALVMGNATLQQQVTAALLGYVTKELQAEVHYVD, from the coding sequence ATGACCAGTGGACAGTTCAAGCCGCTGCCTCAGATCATCATGGAACTGACCCCGGTGCAGCAGCAGAAGCTCTACGATGACATCATGGCCATCATGGGCGAGGTCCAGTGGACAGACATGGCCCAGCTGACTGCCCTGGTCATGGGCAACGCCACCCTACAGCAGCAGGTGACCGCTGCCCTCCTGGGCTATGTGACCAAAGAGCTCCAGGCAGAGGTGCACTATGTAGACTGA